In Larimichthys crocea isolate SSNF chromosome VI, L_crocea_2.0, whole genome shotgun sequence, one genomic interval encodes:
- the kbtbd12 gene encoding kelch repeat and BTB domain-containing protein 12 has protein sequence MDLTAKHGLVLLDQLRKMRETEHLTDVVLVAEGISFPCHRVVLAAFSPYFRVMFTCGLRECNNREIFLRDTPADSLALLLNYMYCSDLPLTNANVQGVSIAAFLLQMDDVFTRCQQHMTDNMDASNCLGVYYFARDLGAEDLADHAQRYLRQHFVQVCQNEEVLELEAHQLGKLLSSDDLNVSREESILDVVLRWVQHSTLMDGEVRILHLPELLRKVRLPLINDVYLREVMKRNTALLSDAECLEMINEALEATSMHPSAAPRKLKLRYGMETTDLLLCVGNDSDGIRSRYGSYAERSFCYAPSTSRTFYITSPRYGEALGHVCAGVVTERNDIIVAGEAGVRRMARQKDINVEIFRYKAEAQGSWERLTSAEYRDSYALESLGDTLYLLGGQMRLKNQFLITNCVERWSLHGGPWRSAAPLPLPLAYHSVVRMKDRLYVMGGRTPQSYRMDDEPDRLSNRLLEYDPNTNKWTELGPMKYSKYRCSAVVLNGEIFSMGGIGCEGVDRGQSRHCLDVVEIYNPDGDYWRDGPSLPCAQLSLRTNASNAGVVGGKIYVCGYYKGADRHDNITKDILELDPWDNRWTVVARHALMHDNYDVCLVANLNPRSLMSPPADLVKL, from the exons ATGGATCTTACAGCCAAACACGGGCTGGTGCTACTTGACCAGCTGAGGAAGATGAGGGAGACTGAGCATCTGACAGATGTGGTGCTGGTTGCTGAGGGCATCAGCTTTCCCTGTCACCGGGTTGTTCTAGCTGCCTTTAGCCCATATTTCCGTGTTATGTTTACATGCGGTCTGCGCGAGTGCAACAACAGAGAAATATTTCTGCGTGACACCCCTGCAGACAGCCTGGCCCTCCTATTGAACTACATGTACTGCTCAGATCTTCCTCTCACTAATGCCAACGTACAAGGCGTCTCTATTGCAGCTTTTCTCCTTCAGATGGATGACGTCTTCACTCGCTGCCAGCAACACATGACCGATAACATGGATGCCTCCAACTGCCTTGGTGTGTATTACTTTGCACGTGACCTCGGGGCAGAGGACCTGGCTGACCATGCTCAGCGCTACCTGAGACAGCACTTTGTACAAGTCTGTCAAAACGAGGAGGTCCTGGAGCTTGAGGCCCATCAGCTGGGAAAGCTACTATCTTCTGATGACCTTAATGTTTCAAGAGAAGAGAGCATCTTGGATGTGGTCCTTCGCTGGGTCCAACACAGCACTCTGATGGATGGAGAGGTCCGTATTCTGCACCTTCCTGAGCTCCTGAGGAAGGTCCGTCTGCCACTTATAAACGATGTCTATCTAAGAGAGGTGATGAAAAGGAACACAGCCTTGCTCTCTGATGCTGAATGTCTAGAAATGATCAATGAAGCCTTGGAGGCCACATCAATGCATCCCTCAGCTGCACCACGCAAACTAAAGCTACGTTACGGCATGGAGACCACagacctgctgctctgtgtcgGCAATGACAGTGATGGGATTAGGTCAAGATATGGCAGCTATGCTGAGCGCAGTTTTTGCTATGCTCCATCCACAAGCCGAACCTTCTACATCACTTCACCTCGCTATGGGGAGGCTCTGGGTCACGTGTGTGCCGGGGTTGTAACTGAAAGAAATGACATTATAGTGGCAGGAGAGGCAGGTGTACGCCGAATGGCCCGACAGAAGGACATAAATGTTGAGATTTTCAG GTACAAAGCAGAGGCCCAAGGAAGCTGGGAGCGCCTGACGTCAGCGGAGTACCGTGATTCATACGCTCTGGAATCACTGGGTGACACTTTATACCTGCTGGGTGGGCAGATGAGGCTGAAGAACCAGTTCCTCATTACAAACTGTGTGGAGCGATGGTCTCTGCATGGTGGACCCTGGCGCAGTGCAGCACCCCTGCCTCTTCCTTTGGCCTATCACAGCGTGGTCAGAATGAAAGATCGCCTTTATGTGATGGGTGGTCGAACACCACAG TCATACCGAATGGATGATGAGCCTGACCGTCTTAGTAACCGTCTCCTGGAGTACGATCCAAACACAAATAAGTGGACAGAGTTAGGTCCCATGAAGTATTCAAAGTACCGCTGCAGTGCTGTTGTACTCAATGGTGAAATTTTCTCGATGG GAGGTATTGGGTGTGAGGGTGTGGACCGTGGCCAATCACGCCACTGCCTCGATGTGGTGGAGATCTACAACCCAGATGGAGATTACTGGAGGGATGGCCCTTCTCTTCCATGTGCACAACTCTCACTGCGCACCAATGCCTCTAACGCAGGAGTGGTAGGAGGCAAGATTTATGTTTGTGGATACTACAAAGGGGCAG ACCGTCATGATAACATAACAAAGGACATTTTGGAACTGGACCCCTGGGACAACCGGTGGACGGTGGTGGCTCGGCATGCTCTGATGCATGACAACTATGATGTCTGCTTAGTTGCAAATCTCAACCCAAGGAGTCTAATGTCCCCACCTGCAGACTTAGTTAAACTGTGA
- the ccdc36 gene encoding interactor of HORMAD1 protein 1 isoform X2 — protein sequence MNHARSIKEMLSIPTGSRNVATSGYSSFTDSQVFFGSQFWPENSQGSSQDMSMSSRTSSSQEGSDPKFLSSYHTKPLLFGELKDNKSRAFGILEAFEEDKKRAKEKADGDILAKECHHFRETLNNIQQLVAGTEKNTAVCPAVLEKFDNFVSTLQNNLNSLQSNISEQFETMLNKVNSQKGMITELEERVQKSGDSTSELNLQGLKNSLEGLKDEQEKERNMLEEALKLLTNLVSEHSAKPNPQKVMDSAVQTSPGLEKPLSNILEDNKLESTQLTCMSLNLECSQAQDPLQDHRNIIGKRKVALRGHRMRKKRPLVPSQRGKHTVMDENSQPLLNCNRQQKVSMPVCKRRNLNITSQNSLTLDCQIRPNRGIRSEAAGCLITPLSCWSQDSNSPVCITGIEPILEKLSKRSPEKPQGLWQLFDMDSDSVLDF from the exons ATGAATCATGCGAGGAGCATAAAAGAAATGCTGAGCATCCCAACTGGAAGCAG GAATGTGGCTACCAGCGGATACTCCAGCTTCACAGACTCACAGGTTTTCTTCGGGTCTCAGTTTTGGCCTGAAAACTCTCAAGGCTCATCTCAAGACATGAGTATGTCATCCAGGACCTCAAGTTCACAAGAG gGAAGTGACCCAAAGTTTCTAAGCAGTTATCACACTAAGCCTCTCCTGTTTGGAGAATTAAAGGACAACAAAAGCAGAGCGTTTGGAATACTGGAAGCATTTGAGGAGGAcaagaaaagagcaaaagaaaaagctgaCGG tgatATTTTAGCCAAAGAATGTCATCATTTTCGAGAAACTCTCAACAAT ATCCAACAACTGGTCGCTGGCACAGAGAAAAATACTGCTGTGTGCCCAGCAGTCCTTGAAAAATTTGATAATTTTGTGTCAACAT TGCAAAACAATCTTAACAGTCTTCAGAGTAACATTTCCGAGCAGTTCGAGACAATGCTGAATAAAGTGAACTCCCAGAAAGGGATGATAACTGAACTGGAGGAGAGAGTGCAAAAG AGTGGAGACAGCACATCAGAACTTAATCTGCAAGGCTTAAAGAATAGTCTGGAGGGTCTGAAAGATGAGCAGGAGAAAGAACGAAACATGCTTGAAGAGGCCCTGAAGCTGCTCACCAACTTAGTCTCAGAGCACTCAGCCAAACCCAACCCTCAGAAAGTGATGGACAGTGCCGTCCAGACATCACCAGGGCTGGAAAAGCCACTTTCCAACATCCTGGAGGACAATAAGCTTGAAAGCACACAGCTTACATGTATGTCACTCAACCTCGAATGCAGTCAGGCTCAAGATCCCCTTCAGGATCACCGCAACATTATAGGAAAGAGGAAAGTTGCTCTGAGAGGCCATAGGATGCGCAAAAAGAGGCCGCTAGTGCCCTCACAGCGGGGTAAACATACTGTCATGGATGAAAACAGTCAACCTCTCTTGAACTGtaacagacaacaaaaagtGTCAATGCCTGTCTGTAAGCGTCGTAATCTGAACATAACAAGCCAAAACAGTCTCACCCTAGACTGTCAAATAAGGCCAAACAGGGGGATAAGATCTGAAGCTGCAGGTTGTTTGATCACTCCTCTCAGCTGCTGGTCTCAGGACAGCAACAGCCCTGTGTGCATCACAGGAATCGAACCCATCTTAGAGAAGCTCTCTAAGAGGAGCCCAGAAAAACCGCAAGGCCTCTGGCAGTTGTTTGACATGGATAGTGACTCTGTTTTAGACTTTTAG
- the ccdc36 gene encoding interactor of HORMAD1 protein 1 isoform X1: MNHARSIKEMLSIPTGSSRNVATSGYSSFTDSQVFFGSQFWPENSQGSSQDMSMSSRTSSSQEGSDPKFLSSYHTKPLLFGELKDNKSRAFGILEAFEEDKKRAKEKADGDILAKECHHFRETLNNIQQLVAGTEKNTAVCPAVLEKFDNFVSTLQNNLNSLQSNISEQFETMLNKVNSQKGMITELEERVQKSGDSTSELNLQGLKNSLEGLKDEQEKERNMLEEALKLLTNLVSEHSAKPNPQKVMDSAVQTSPGLEKPLSNILEDNKLESTQLTCMSLNLECSQAQDPLQDHRNIIGKRKVALRGHRMRKKRPLVPSQRGKHTVMDENSQPLLNCNRQQKVSMPVCKRRNLNITSQNSLTLDCQIRPNRGIRSEAAGCLITPLSCWSQDSNSPVCITGIEPILEKLSKRSPEKPQGLWQLFDMDSDSVLDF, from the exons ATGAATCATGCGAGGAGCATAAAAGAAATGCTGAGCATCCCAACTGGAAGCAG caGGAATGTGGCTACCAGCGGATACTCCAGCTTCACAGACTCACAGGTTTTCTTCGGGTCTCAGTTTTGGCCTGAAAACTCTCAAGGCTCATCTCAAGACATGAGTATGTCATCCAGGACCTCAAGTTCACAAGAG gGAAGTGACCCAAAGTTTCTAAGCAGTTATCACACTAAGCCTCTCCTGTTTGGAGAATTAAAGGACAACAAAAGCAGAGCGTTTGGAATACTGGAAGCATTTGAGGAGGAcaagaaaagagcaaaagaaaaagctgaCGG tgatATTTTAGCCAAAGAATGTCATCATTTTCGAGAAACTCTCAACAAT ATCCAACAACTGGTCGCTGGCACAGAGAAAAATACTGCTGTGTGCCCAGCAGTCCTTGAAAAATTTGATAATTTTGTGTCAACAT TGCAAAACAATCTTAACAGTCTTCAGAGTAACATTTCCGAGCAGTTCGAGACAATGCTGAATAAAGTGAACTCCCAGAAAGGGATGATAACTGAACTGGAGGAGAGAGTGCAAAAG AGTGGAGACAGCACATCAGAACTTAATCTGCAAGGCTTAAAGAATAGTCTGGAGGGTCTGAAAGATGAGCAGGAGAAAGAACGAAACATGCTTGAAGAGGCCCTGAAGCTGCTCACCAACTTAGTCTCAGAGCACTCAGCCAAACCCAACCCTCAGAAAGTGATGGACAGTGCCGTCCAGACATCACCAGGGCTGGAAAAGCCACTTTCCAACATCCTGGAGGACAATAAGCTTGAAAGCACACAGCTTACATGTATGTCACTCAACCTCGAATGCAGTCAGGCTCAAGATCCCCTTCAGGATCACCGCAACATTATAGGAAAGAGGAAAGTTGCTCTGAGAGGCCATAGGATGCGCAAAAAGAGGCCGCTAGTGCCCTCACAGCGGGGTAAACATACTGTCATGGATGAAAACAGTCAACCTCTCTTGAACTGtaacagacaacaaaaagtGTCAATGCCTGTCTGTAAGCGTCGTAATCTGAACATAACAAGCCAAAACAGTCTCACCCTAGACTGTCAAATAAGGCCAAACAGGGGGATAAGATCTGAAGCTGCAGGTTGTTTGATCACTCCTCTCAGCTGCTGGTCTCAGGACAGCAACAGCCCTGTGTGCATCACAGGAATCGAACCCATCTTAGAGAAGCTCTCTAAGAGGAGCCCAGAAAAACCGCAAGGCCTCTGGCAGTTGTTTGACATGGATAGTGACTCTGTTTTAGACTTTTAG
- the cvih1orf159 gene encoding uncharacterized protein C1orf159 homolog — MALSFLLVLAATVILIRPETPVTKALHQNSLECCGDKQKVNNSCSNDTHCEPGCFLRVLENSNTVCIFCDSAAVDMENITVCTYNYTVEKKNHTTVTTVIPKIGGPGVAASLLLGTLLISLFLILSVASFFYLKRSNRLPSIFYRRNKAFIFQPSETAVMIPSTSARKPRYVRRERPSATSTLNSATVPTTSSTQDY, encoded by the exons ATGGCTCTGTCATTCCTTTTGGTCTTGGCTGCAACTGTGATACTTATCAGACCCGAGACACCTGTAactaag GCCCTACATCAGAACTCACTTGAGTGCTGTGGTGACAAACAGAAAGTGAACAATTCATGTTCGAATGACACTCACTGTGAACCAG GATGCTTCTTGCGTGTCCTTGAGAACAGCAACACTGTTTGCATATTCTGTGACTCAGCAGCTGTGGATATGGAGAACATAACAGTCTGCACCTACA ATTACACAGTGGAGAAGAAAAACCACACAACTGTAACTACTGTCATTCCTAAAATTG GAGGCCCAGGTGTGGCAGCTTCTCTCCTTTTGGGAACACTGTTGATCAGCCTGTTCCTGATCCTCTCCGTCGCCTCCTTTTTCTACCTCAAACGCTCCAACCGACTCCCGAGCATCTTCTACCGCCGCAACAAGG ccttcATATTCCAACCAAGTGAGACA gcTGTCATGATCCCCTCCACATCAG CGAGGAAGCCAAGATATGTCAGACGGGAGCGGCCCTCTGCAACGTCGACGCTGAATAGTGCCACCGTACCCACCACATCCTCCACTCAAGACTACTAA